The Aureispira anguillae genome contains a region encoding:
- a CDS encoding FISUMP domain-containing protein: protein MQKLTVLTFILASLVILWTGCEKAPITTQNNGACSTITDSRDGETYSVVKIGDQCWMAENLRYNASGSWLNPSNPSVTYGRLYDWATLMNGSTSSSASPSGVQGICPSGWHLPSDSEWNELEMTLGMSAVDTATLDGSWRGTHGTGMKSTTGWVNAGNGTNDLGFNAFPAGNYYSGYNKIGYRAFFWTATEHTSSTGFARDINTGLGGVSRAGYDKTEGYSCRCIKD, encoded by the coding sequence ATGCAGAAACTAACCGTTTTAACCTTTATTTTAGCCAGTCTGGTAATTTTATGGACAGGCTGTGAGAAAGCTCCAATAACAACTCAAAATAATGGAGCATGTTCTACTATTACCGATTCTAGAGATGGAGAAACGTATTCAGTAGTTAAAATAGGAGATCAATGTTGGATGGCGGAAAACTTACGCTACAATGCATCAGGTTCATGGCTAAATCCAAGTAACCCATCCGTTACTTATGGGCGCTTATATGACTGGGCAACGCTAATGAATGGTTCGACTTCTAGTTCTGCTAGTCCAAGTGGCGTGCAGGGTATTTGTCCTTCTGGTTGGCACTTACCTTCTGATTCTGAATGGAATGAATTAGAAATGACATTGGGAATGTCCGCTGTAGATACCGCTACTCTTGATGGCTCATGGCGAGGTACTCATGGAACAGGAATGAAATCTACAACAGGATGGGTTAATGCTGGTAATGGAACTAATGATTTAGGCTTTAATGCATTTCCTGCGGGTAATTATTATTCTGGATATAATAAAATTGGGTATCGTGCTTTCTTTTGGACAGCAACAGAACATACATCTTCGACTGGATTTGCTCGTGATATAAATACAGGGTTAGGAGGAGTAAGTCGTGCTGGATATGATAAGACAGAGGGATATTCTTGTAGGTGTATTAAAGATTGA
- a CDS encoding tyrosine-type recombinase/integrase, which yields MKNHKSKKIAYDAGILKPVTSHVARHTFATDLAAKVPIHILKAILQHAKIETTMIYLHLFFAHY from the coding sequence GTGAAAAACCATAAATCAAAGAAGATTGCCTATGACGCAGGGATACTAAAGCCCGTAACAAGCCATGTGGCTCGCCATACCTTTGCAACGGATTTGGCGGCTAAGGTGCCGATTCATATTTTAAAGGCAATCCTACAGCATGCTAAGATCGAAACAACCATGATTTATTTGCATCTGTTTTTCGCTCATTATTGA
- a CDS encoding Crp/Fnr family transcriptional regulator encodes MVAYAMEIQLKKDDYFVKEGEVSKEIGFLTKGIVRSYYISKEGKEYNKTLFAAPNIIGSYVSIITGQPNRLPQQALTDCTITKIPMSVIENLSKEQIEIERLRRKIAEMFFVLKEKRELEMALLQAEERYLIFREEYPGVEQLIPQYHIASYLGISATQLSRIRKKMSLQS; translated from the coding sequence ATGGTTGCGTACGCAATGGAGATTCAATTAAAAAAGGATGACTACTTCGTTAAAGAAGGAGAGGTCTCAAAGGAAATAGGTTTCTTAACAAAAGGAATTGTTCGCTCCTACTATATTTCAAAGGAAGGAAAGGAATACAACAAAACGCTATTTGCAGCACCTAATATTATTGGCTCTTATGTTTCAATAATTACAGGGCAACCCAATCGTTTGCCTCAGCAAGCATTAACGGATTGTACGATTACTAAAATTCCCATGAGCGTTATTGAAAATCTATCGAAAGAGCAAATAGAAATTGAGCGATTACGCAGAAAAATAGCAGAAATGTTTTTTGTGCTGAAAGAGAAGAGAGAACTCGAAATGGCTCTTTTGCAGGCAGAAGAACGATATTTAATTTTTCGGGAAGAATATCCAGGTGTAGAACAATTAATACCTCAATACCACATTGCATCTTACCTTGGTATCAGTGCAACTCAACTTAGTCGAATCCGAAAAAAAATGAGCCTCCAATCATAG
- a CDS encoding START domain-containing protein, whose translation MKIVALLIFTLVSIINIYAQDKWKLVKNKNEIKVYVSEISGSNYYAFKAVMTVKSTEAEIIEVLRNVSNYPEWFAFTASAKLIQQTTNEQIFFMETDYPWPFSNECMNYNMRFVKEQGKNQKITITETDKKVDCKYSLKKASGYILLEPDKGNTRISYYFHSEPSQNIPSWLINPRIHEMPYQTFISLKEQLNI comes from the coding sequence ATGAAAATAGTAGCATTGCTTATATTCACATTGGTCAGCATAATCAATATTTATGCACAGGATAAATGGAAACTCGTAAAAAATAAAAATGAAATTAAAGTGTATGTTAGCGAAATTTCGGGTAGTAACTATTATGCATTCAAAGCCGTCATGACTGTAAAATCAACCGAAGCGGAAATAATTGAAGTCCTTAGGAATGTGAGTAATTACCCTGAGTGGTTTGCATTTACTGCATCCGCAAAATTGATTCAACAAACAACGAATGAGCAGATCTTCTTCATGGAAACTGACTATCCTTGGCCATTTTCAAATGAATGTATGAACTATAATATGAGATTTGTGAAAGAGCAAGGTAAAAACCAAAAAATTACAATTACTGAAACAGACAAAAAGGTAGATTGTAAATATTCATTAAAAAAAGCAAGTGGCTACATTTTGCTCGAACCAGATAAAGGGAATACAAGAATAAGCTACTATTTCCATTCCGAACCTTCACAAAATATTCCATCGTGGCTTATTAACCCAAGGATACATGAAATGCCTTATCAAACTTTTATATCATTAAAAGAACAGCTAAATATTTAA
- a CDS encoding DUF1772 domain-containing protein: MIQESMLLLSSLSLGIFLGAQVTEALLFVPNWKSLGADDFFDFYKNYGKKIHHFFAPLTIAATVLPLITVVYSFIHQTKYQVLFGLMGLFTLAFFLTYFLYFKEANQRFFDGSLPNEKLPKELKKWGNWHWIRVCFEFIAFGLSLFLLMKI; encoded by the coding sequence ATGATTCAGGAAAGTATGCTCTTGTTGTCAAGTCTGTCATTAGGTATATTTTTAGGTGCTCAAGTTACCGAAGCATTGTTATTTGTACCAAATTGGAAATCTTTAGGGGCTGATGATTTTTTTGACTTTTATAAAAATTATGGCAAGAAAATTCACCATTTTTTTGCACCATTGACTATCGCAGCTACTGTACTACCCTTGATTACGGTTGTTTACAGCTTTATACATCAAACTAAGTATCAGGTTTTGTTTGGACTAATGGGATTGTTTACATTAGCTTTTTTTTTAACTTATTTTTTGTATTTCAAAGAAGCAAATCAGCGGTTCTTTGATGGAAGTTTACCAAATGAAAAACTCCCAAAGGAATTAAAAAAATGGGGAAATTGGCACTGGATAAGAGTTTGTTTTGAGTTCATAGCTTTTGGATTATCATTATTCCTATTAATGAAAATTTGA
- a CDS encoding transposase, translated as MKRSKFSTAQKAKILAEHDGGKSVTDLCRQYQISAATLYKWKKDYEDSQDEDKRRIKELEAENVRLKKMYANLSIDHEILQEGYAMVKKFQAQKNKK; from the coding sequence ATGAAGAGGAGTAAATTTAGCACAGCTCAAAAAGCAAAGATATTAGCAGAGCATGACGGCGGAAAAAGTGTAACGGATTTATGCCGTCAATACCAAATTAGTGCAGCTACGTTGTATAAATGGAAAAAGGACTATGAAGATAGTCAAGATGAAGATAAACGAAGAATAAAGGAATTAGAGGCAGAAAATGTTCGTTTAAAAAAGATGTATGCTAATTTAAGTATCGATCATGAGATACTTCAAGAAGGTTATGCAATGGTAAAAAAGTTCCAAGCCCAAAAGAACAAGAAATGA
- a CDS encoding IS3 family transposase: MILDCLSKEYSIRRTCVVLGLRRQTYYSRKSGHRPEEKDEEIVDLLHQLTKRFVSWGFWKIYHYLRNQGYAYNHKRIYRIWCIEGLNLRLPPKRKRIYRKYQQLLAPKEVNKGWAMDFLSDWVVSPTNHRIRIINIMDEGSRRALWTEAHHNISAKKLIEVLEKVIEYRGKPSYIRCDNGPEFISEKLKLWANKHDIELKFIQPGKPSQNGLIERLNKTLRAECLNLCWFQSLEELNEEIQVWSQIYNLERPHKNLGNITPDSFEILNQKLYFLAVAA; encoded by the coding sequence ATGATATTGGATTGCTTGTCAAAAGAATACAGCATTCGTCGTACTTGTGTTGTTTTGGGCTTACGCCGTCAGACATATTATAGTCGTAAATCAGGTCATCGCCCAGAAGAAAAGGATGAAGAAATAGTGGATTTACTACATCAGTTAACAAAACGTTTTGTATCATGGGGCTTTTGGAAAATTTATCACTATTTGAGAAATCAAGGCTATGCCTATAATCATAAGAGAATTTATCGTATATGGTGTATAGAGGGTTTAAATTTACGTTTACCGCCCAAACGCAAGAGGATTTATCGAAAATATCAACAACTTTTGGCTCCTAAAGAAGTCAACAAAGGTTGGGCTATGGATTTTCTAAGTGATTGGGTTGTTAGCCCAACTAATCATCGTATACGAATTATCAATATTATGGATGAAGGTTCTCGCCGAGCCTTATGGACAGAAGCTCATCATAATATTTCAGCTAAAAAGCTAATAGAGGTTTTGGAGAAAGTGATAGAATATCGTGGAAAACCATCTTATATTCGTTGTGACAATGGTCCTGAGTTTATTTCAGAAAAGCTCAAATTGTGGGCAAATAAACATGATATTGAATTGAAATTCATCCAACCAGGAAAGCCATCTCAGAATGGTTTGATTGAGCGTTTGAATAAAACATTGAGAGCCGAATGTTTGAACTTATGCTGGTTTCAATCTCTAGAAGAATTAAATGAAGAAATACAGGTTTGGAGTCAGATTTATAATCTAGAACGACCTCATAAGAACTTAGGTAATATTACCCCAGATTCTTTTGAGATTCTAAATCAGAAACTCTACTTTTTAGCGGTTGCTGCTTAG